A DNA window from Paenibacillus andongensis contains the following coding sequences:
- a CDS encoding diacylglycerol/polyprenol kinase family protein, which produces MMIILKELFSMLYWIGIPMLLNPITKRNRELGRKLTHMLVHSWWFLSLFLFDNFWYAVAIPAFYVIVGTIFALMKEPPSFLSDVERESEVGLFKFSYIVSPLSIVVVVFFQYFIFKNEYLAGFAILALSFGDAAAALIGSKFKFGEYRFGSHVKTLAGSLSMFFTTFLLCILYSYIIGVPLDRLVFCIIISSIATVTEAVSVRGFDNLTIPAVCCVFTWILCQ; this is translated from the coding sequence ATGATGATAATTTTGAAGGAATTATTTTCAATGCTGTACTGGATTGGCATCCCAATGCTTTTGAACCCTATTACGAAGAGAAATCGTGAATTAGGACGAAAACTTACACATATGTTAGTTCATTCTTGGTGGTTTCTCTCACTATTCCTATTTGATAATTTCTGGTACGCTGTTGCGATTCCTGCATTTTATGTAATTGTCGGAACTATTTTTGCCTTAATGAAAGAACCACCATCTTTTCTTTCGGATGTTGAAAGAGAGAGCGAGGTTGGGTTGTTCAAATTTTCATACATTGTGTCTCCTTTAAGTATTGTTGTTGTCGTTTTTTTTCAGTACTTTATATTCAAGAATGAATATTTGGCTGGATTTGCAATTTTGGCATTATCTTTCGGTGATGCAGCTGCCGCACTAATCGGGAGCAAGTTTAAATTTGGCGAATATCGTTTCGGAAGCCATGTAAAAACTCTTGCCGGTTCTTTATCTATGTTCTTTACAACATTTCTATTGTGTATTTTATATTCGTACATTATTGGGGTTCCTTTGGATAGATTGGTTTTTTGCATAATTATAAGTAGTATTGCCACAGTAACTGAAGCAGTTTCTGTAAGAGGATTTGATAACCTTACAATACCCGCGGTTTGCTGTGTATTTACTTGGATATTGTGCCAGTAA
- a CDS encoding adenylyltransferase/cytidyltransferase family protein, with the protein MKKIVFTGSFDPAHKGHLNTYLLAKEKYNQEITICINRNPFKNSSRFSVKERLLIAQSIFKTSEILILIDVSEMINLIKESDVIIQGYNDISEIDKLRQQYKQFNCEELFEKNDFLKIQDDLAVVTSTNIVSNFFNNEQFARDNLSPLGFEMLKKKLMSEVV; encoded by the coding sequence ATGAAAAAAATTGTATTTACTGGAAGCTTTGATCCTGCGCATAAAGGTCACTTAAACACTTATTTGCTTGCAAAAGAAAAGTATAATCAAGAAATAACGATTTGTATTAATCGCAATCCATTTAAGAATAGTTCAAGATTCAGTGTTAAGGAACGATTACTGATTGCTCAATCTATTTTTAAGACAAGCGAAATCTTAATATTGATTGATGTTTCTGAGATGATTAACTTAATTAAGGAGTCTGATGTAATCATCCAAGGGTATAACGATATATCTGAAATAGATAAATTACGTCAACAGTATAAACAATTCAATTGCGAAGAATTATTCGAGAAAAATGACTTTTTGAAAATTCAAGACGACTTAGCAGTTGTTACATCCACAAATATTGTCAGCAACTTCTTTAACAATGAACAATTTGCCAGAGACAACCTGTCACCTTTAGGCTTTGAGATGTTAAAGAAAAAATTAATGAGTGAGGTTGTATGA
- a CDS encoding DUF6431 domain-containing protein has protein sequence MLVVRRLRCSKCRNIHHELPDCIVPYKRYESSCIEEVVPEPDASVVAADDATLRHRKTGSGGSAHISSCSSHPFLLFAFIRSLWRTRPSLRSLHINESGTTSVMPPAD, from the coding sequence GTGCTTGTAGTCCGTCGGCTGCGTTGTTCTAAGTGCCGAAACATCCATCATGAGCTTCCGGATTGCATAGTGCCATATAAACGGTACGAATCCTCATGTATTGAGGAAGTTGTTCCGGAGCCTGACGCATCAGTTGTAGCAGCAGACGACGCGACCCTTCGGCACCGGAAAACTGGTTCAGGGGGCTCTGCACATATTTCCTCGTGTTCCTCACATCCATTTTTGCTCTTCGCTTTTATCAGATCCCTGTGGAGGACCCGTCCTTCCCTTCGCAGTCTGCACATCAACGAATCGGGCACTACGTCGGTGATGCCTCCGGCTGACTAA
- the rfbD gene encoding dTDP-4-dehydrorhamnose reductase, protein MRIVVTGAKGQLGQDVVKLLGAKHEVHGLGREQLDITNESQCLEVLKELKPDVVIHSAAYTAVDLAETEEELTYSVNADGTKNLAVAAESIGAIFCYISTDYVFDGTAKSAYVEDDETNPQSVYGKSKRAGEQHVLSLSTKHFIVRTSWVYGMHGNNFVKTMLQLAKTRDSIKVVSDQFGSPTYTVDLVLFLDKLIQTERYGIYHASNSGVCSWYDFACAIFEENDITIKVEPCTTEEFPRPAPRPRNSAMEHEAIRANGFEDLRTWREGLKAFLRELEENN, encoded by the coding sequence ATGAGAATAGTAGTTACCGGGGCTAAAGGTCAACTTGGGCAAGATGTAGTAAAGCTGCTAGGAGCAAAGCATGAGGTTCATGGTCTGGGAAGAGAGCAGCTAGATATTACAAATGAGAGTCAATGTCTAGAGGTTCTCAAAGAGTTAAAGCCAGATGTTGTTATTCATAGTGCTGCGTATACAGCTGTTGATCTTGCTGAGACGGAAGAGGAATTGACCTATAGTGTTAATGCCGATGGAACAAAAAATCTCGCAGTTGCTGCAGAGAGTATTGGGGCGATATTTTGCTATATTAGCACGGATTATGTATTCGATGGTACGGCTAAGAGTGCTTACGTTGAAGATGATGAGACGAATCCTCAGAGTGTCTATGGGAAGTCAAAAAGAGCAGGGGAACAACATGTACTATCTCTATCAACTAAGCATTTTATTGTAAGAACTTCTTGGGTATATGGTATGCATGGTAATAATTTCGTGAAAACGATGTTACAGTTAGCTAAAACAAGAGATTCAATAAAAGTTGTAAGCGATCAATTCGGTTCACCTACTTACACAGTCGATCTTGTCCTTTTTCTTGATAAACTCATTCAAACAGAACGTTATGGCATTTATCATGCTTCAAACTCGGGTGTTTGTTCATGGTATGACTTTGCTTGTGCCATTTTTGAAGAAAATGACATTACAATTAAAGTAGAACCATGTACTACGGAAGAATTTCCACGGCCCGCTCCACGTCCACGGAACTCAGCGATGGAGCACGAGGCGATTCGTGCGAATGGCTTTGAAGATTTAAGAACTTGGCGGGAAGGGCTTAAGGCTTTTTTAAGGGAGCTGGAAGAAAATAATTAA
- the rfbB gene encoding dTDP-glucose 4,6-dehydratase, protein MKILVTGGAGFIGSNFVHYMLDRYPNYEIINLDALTYAGNLENLRSIQENSHNTFVKGDITNPELINSLFEQGVDTVVHFAAESHVDRSILEPDVFVKTNVLGTQVLLEAARKYDVKKFVHVSTDEVYGTLGETGLFTEETPLSPNSPYSASKAGSDLLVRAYHETFGLPVNITRCSNNYGPYQFPEKLIPLMIANALNDKSLPVYGDGLNIRDWLYVEDHCSAIDLVLHKGINGEVYNIGGNNERTNIQIIQTILRELGKPESLMQFVKDRPGHDRRYGINATKITKELGWEPKHNFETGIHETIRWYLDNQDWWKRVQTGEYQKYVAEQYGSRLGAR, encoded by the coding sequence ATGAAAATACTTGTAACTGGCGGAGCCGGGTTTATCGGCAGCAACTTTGTTCATTATATGCTAGATCGGTATCCAAACTATGAGATCATCAATCTCGATGCATTGACCTATGCCGGAAATTTAGAGAACCTGAGATCGATTCAAGAGAACAGTCACAATACTTTCGTCAAAGGTGATATCACAAATCCGGAATTAATAAACAGCTTGTTCGAACAGGGTGTCGATACGGTTGTTCATTTCGCCGCGGAATCGCATGTGGATCGAAGTATTTTGGAACCGGATGTTTTCGTGAAGACGAACGTGCTAGGTACGCAGGTTTTACTTGAAGCTGCTAGAAAATATGATGTTAAGAAATTCGTTCATGTTTCCACTGACGAGGTTTACGGAACACTAGGTGAAACAGGTCTCTTCACGGAAGAAACTCCTTTATCTCCGAACAGCCCTTATTCTGCAAGTAAAGCAGGATCTGATCTTTTGGTGCGAGCTTATCACGAAACTTTTGGACTACCAGTTAACATCACTCGTTGTTCCAATAACTATGGTCCTTATCAGTTCCCTGAAAAGTTAATCCCATTAATGATTGCGAATGCTTTGAATGATAAGTCTCTTCCTGTTTATGGTGACGGTCTTAATATTAGGGATTGGCTATATGTTGAGGATCACTGCAGCGCGATTGATCTGGTTCTACATAAGGGTATCAACGGTGAGGTTTACAATATCGGCGGTAATAACGAGAGAACGAATATTCAAATCATACAAACTATTCTTCGTGAGCTGGGTAAGCCAGAGTCTTTGATGCAATTTGTGAAAGATCGACCAGGACATGACCGTCGCTATGGGATTAATGCAACTAAGATTACGAAGGAGCTTGGGTGGGAGCCTAAGCATAATTTTGAGACGGGTATTCATGAAACAATTCGTTGGTACTTGGATAATCAGGACTGGTGGAAACGAGTTCAGACGGGTGAATATCAAAAATATGTTGCCGAGCAATACGGCTCGCGGCTTGGTGCCAGATAA
- the rfbC gene encoding dTDP-4-dehydrorhamnose 3,5-epimerase yields MNIISTKLEGLYIVEPDIFGDNRGFFMESYSSAKFAKLGFDHLFVQDNHSLSVEGGVLRGLHYQLNPKSQTKLVRVASGAIYDVAVDIRKDSPTLGQWVGVILSEANKRQLLVPKGFAHGFCTIVPNTQVLYKVDEYYSHEHDRGILWSDPALGIDWPTSRPILSDKDQKHPLIQDAEINF; encoded by the coding sequence ATGAATATTATATCTACGAAATTAGAAGGATTATACATTGTAGAGCCCGATATCTTTGGTGATAATCGGGGATTCTTTATGGAGAGTTATAGTAGCGCGAAGTTTGCTAAGCTTGGATTTGATCATTTATTTGTTCAAGATAATCATTCTTTATCAGTGGAAGGCGGAGTATTGAGAGGACTTCATTACCAGTTGAATCCAAAATCTCAAACGAAACTAGTTAGAGTAGCATCAGGAGCTATTTATGATGTGGCTGTAGACATTAGAAAGGATTCTCCTACGTTAGGTCAATGGGTAGGTGTAATTCTTAGCGAAGCTAATAAGCGTCAACTTCTTGTTCCAAAAGGCTTCGCACATGGTTTTTGTACAATTGTGCCGAATACTCAGGTGCTATACAAAGTGGATGAGTACTACTCTCATGAACACGATAGAGGCATTCTTTGGAGCGACCCAGCGCTAGGCATTGATTGGCCAACATCTAGACCTATTCTTTCTGATAAAGATCAAAAGCATCCGCTTATTCAAGATGCAGAAATAAACTTTTAA
- a CDS encoding sugar phosphate nucleotidyltransferase produces the protein MKGVILAGGTGSRLYPLTKVTNKHLLPVGKYPMIFYSIVKLKEAGIIDILIVTGKDHMGDVVNLLGSGSEMGVYFTYKVQDEAGGIAQALGLANHFVGDDQMVVILGDNVFSDSITSFVHNFREQQKGAKILIQQVQDPSRYGVPELNGERIVSIEEKPQKPKSNYAVTGIYMYDCSVFEIVKTLKPSGRGELEITDVNNAYIKKNELTYDILQGWWTDAGTHASLAKANELTKDLLFGEEFGKLKM, from the coding sequence ATGAAAGGTGTAATTTTAGCAGGTGGTACTGGTTCTCGATTATATCCTTTAACGAAAGTAACAAACAAACATTTGCTTCCCGTTGGAAAATACCCAATGATTTTTTATTCAATAGTTAAACTTAAAGAAGCTGGTATTATAGACATATTGATTGTAACCGGTAAGGATCATATGGGTGACGTGGTCAACCTGCTTGGAAGTGGCAGTGAAATGGGAGTTTATTTCACATACAAGGTTCAAGACGAAGCAGGTGGAATAGCACAGGCTTTAGGTCTTGCAAATCACTTTGTAGGAGATGACCAGATGGTTGTCATCTTGGGTGATAACGTATTTTCGGACTCAATTACATCCTTTGTTCATAACTTTAGAGAACAACAAAAAGGAGCCAAAATACTTATTCAACAAGTTCAGGACCCATCAAGATATGGAGTTCCAGAACTTAACGGAGAACGAATTGTGTCTATTGAAGAGAAGCCTCAGAAGCCAAAGAGCAACTATGCTGTAACCGGTATTTATATGTATGACTGCTCTGTTTTTGAAATTGTTAAGACACTTAAGCCTTCGGGACGGGGGGAACTAGAAATTACAGATGTTAATAACGCATATATTAAGAAGAATGAACTTACTTACGACATTCTTCAAGGTTGGTGGACAGATGCAGGCACGCATGCTTCATTAGCCAAAGCAAACGAATTAACGAAAGATTTGTTATTTGGAGAAGAGTTTGGGAAGCTGAAAATGTAA
- a CDS encoding TIGR03032 family protein has product MINFFDPFIRFQGINTKLLVSCPKDQSSPGGLFIIDFELKNITKILEADCRGIARFSEGYYLATNSHGILKLDKEFNITNTYDVPTRDLHGLKLHSDGLLYAVETSHNAVGIYQTEPFKRIDEIKISDSNEDQNHINDLCIQGNSLFLSMFSLQGGWRNLLESFDGVIAEYDIKTKELKNILQKDLQLPHSVSFIDNQMYYCESLNLNLRKENQCIAKLGGYTRGLASDGFNFYVGQSVMRHLDRILSKIPNVSVDCGIHILDAKKRVNKFFPMPASQIYEILIINDFQEKYIRAAPSSIELANPESLKYLISSKDWHEPEGSYRWMASKRAGVKLRAEHAIRTITIEFTNCALSNNKAKLFVNNKEISIILFTDMDNQIHTFTLDDELVGDIQVTLEVEELWSPQQVLGNNDVRQLGVAVKRISII; this is encoded by the coding sequence ATGATAAATTTTTTTGATCCTTTTATACGTTTTCAAGGAATAAATACAAAGCTTCTTGTAAGCTGTCCGAAAGACCAATCATCCCCAGGTGGTTTATTCATCATAGATTTTGAATTAAAAAATATAACAAAGATATTGGAAGCAGATTGTCGTGGAATAGCCCGTTTCTCAGAGGGATATTATTTAGCAACAAATTCTCATGGAATTTTAAAGTTAGATAAAGAATTTAACATTACAAATACATATGATGTACCGACACGAGATCTTCACGGTCTAAAATTACACTCTGATGGCTTGCTGTATGCAGTCGAAACCTCGCATAATGCCGTTGGTATTTATCAAACAGAACCTTTTAAAAGGATTGATGAAATAAAAATCTCAGATAGTAACGAAGATCAAAATCATATTAATGACTTATGTATTCAAGGAAATAGCTTATTCTTATCTATGTTTTCTCTACAAGGTGGTTGGAGAAATCTGTTAGAGTCATTTGATGGAGTTATTGCTGAGTATGATATCAAAACAAAGGAATTAAAAAATATTTTACAAAAAGATTTACAACTTCCTCATAGTGTGTCTTTTATTGATAATCAAATGTACTATTGTGAATCTTTAAATCTCAATCTTAGAAAAGAAAATCAGTGCATCGCTAAATTAGGCGGTTATACAAGGGGCTTGGCCTCAGATGGGTTTAATTTTTATGTAGGACAGAGCGTTATGAGGCATTTAGATAGAATTCTTTCTAAAATCCCAAATGTATCAGTAGATTGTGGTATTCATATTCTAGACGCTAAGAAAAGAGTAAATAAATTCTTCCCAATGCCTGCAAGCCAAATCTATGAGATACTGATAATTAATGATTTTCAGGAAAAATATATTAGAGCAGCACCATCAAGTATAGAGTTGGCTAACCCAGAATCATTGAAATATCTTATCTCATCAAAAGACTGGCATGAACCCGAGGGTTCATATCGTTGGATGGCTTCAAAGCGTGCTGGAGTAAAGCTTCGAGCAGAACATGCAATTAGAACTATAACTATTGAATTCACAAATTGTGCTCTAAGCAATAATAAAGCAAAATTGTTTGTCAACAACAAAGAGATTTCGATTATCCTTTTCACTGATATGGATAATCAGATTCATACCTTCACATTAGATGATGAATTAGTAGGAGATATTCAAGTCACTCTTGAAGTTGAAGAACTATGGTCACCACAGCAAGTATTAGGAAATAATGATGTTAGACAGTTAGGTGTAGCAGTGAAAAGAATTAGTATTATATAA
- a CDS encoding glycosyltransferase produces the protein MKLLSIVTPCYNEEANVEELYRQVKEICSCLMGYTYEHIFIDNASKDETVSILKTLASQDPNVKVIVNSRNFGHIRSPYHALLQARGDAVILMVADLQDPPTMIRDFVQKWEEGYKVVLGVKNESEESRLMFAIRKLYYNFINKVSEIELTKNNTGFGLYDQQVIKVLRQIDDPYPYFRGLISDIGFESYKISYIQPSRKRGITKNNFYTLYDIAMLGITNHSKIPLRLAAMLGFAMSAVSFTVAIVYLLAKLMFWNYFVVGIAPLVIGLFFFSSVQLFFIGIIGEYIGSIHTQVMKRPLVIEKERVNFSEDLEHLGKKEAIMR, from the coding sequence ATGAAATTACTAAGTATTGTAACCCCGTGTTATAACGAAGAAGCTAATGTTGAAGAGTTGTACAGACAGGTCAAGGAGATTTGTAGTTGTCTTATGGGGTACACATATGAGCATATATTTATTGATAATGCATCAAAGGACGAGACCGTATCTATATTAAAGACGCTAGCATCACAAGATCCGAATGTAAAAGTGATTGTTAATTCAAGAAACTTTGGACACATCAGATCTCCATATCATGCTTTACTTCAGGCTAGAGGAGATGCTGTGATACTTATGGTTGCAGATCTTCAGGATCCACCCACAATGATAAGAGATTTTGTTCAAAAGTGGGAGGAAGGATATAAAGTTGTATTAGGTGTTAAAAATGAAAGTGAAGAATCTCGATTGATGTTTGCCATAAGAAAGTTGTATTATAATTTCATCAATAAAGTGTCTGAAATTGAACTGACAAAAAACAATACAGGATTTGGTTTATATGATCAACAAGTTATAAAAGTACTAAGGCAAATCGATGATCCATATCCGTATTTTAGAGGTTTAATTTCTGATATTGGTTTTGAGAGTTATAAAATTAGTTACATTCAACCTTCTCGTAAGAGGGGGATTACGAAAAATAATTTTTATACTTTGTATGACATAGCAATGCTAGGAATTACAAATCACTCAAAAATTCCATTAAGATTAGCTGCCATGTTGGGCTTTGCTATGTCTGCTGTTAGTTTTACGGTAGCAATAGTCTATTTACTGGCAAAATTAATGTTTTGGAATTATTTTGTAGTAGGTATTGCTCCTCTTGTTATTGGGCTATTCTTCTTTTCTTCTGTTCAACTATTCTTTATTGGAATTATTGGGGAATATATTGGATCGATTCATACACAGGTAATGAAACGACCTCTGGTGATAGAGAAAGAAAGAGTTAATTTTAGCGAAGATTTAGAACATTTGGGTAAGAAGGAAGCAATAATGCGTTAA
- a CDS encoding NAD-dependent epimerase/dehydratase family protein, translated as MNTSTKEAKTIAILGATGHIAKNLIYYLSNEENYNLVLFARSVSKIEHFLNDNFLLKSNCTICDMEQFALFSYDVIINCIGIVDSTKSKQEQQLVFTVTEEYDNLILNYLQSHSKALYINLSSGAAYSTSFDKAANQNTKSEIDINNLLPTHNYGITKLYMEAKHRAFDNYNIVDLRVFSFFSRFIDLNSNFLLTDIIQCLREDKILRTNDINIVRDYIHPIDFIELIKLCISKQEINDVFDMYSLSPVLKFDILNYFIDEYGLKIEIDKSYSLTSPSGIKNNYYSINKKSNTVLSYHPIYTSLDCIKEEIRFMYTGSQK; from the coding sequence ATGAATACTTCCACGAAGGAAGCAAAAACGATAGCTATCTTAGGGGCAACAGGACATATAGCAAAAAATTTGATTTATTACTTATCAAATGAAGAAAATTATAACCTGGTTTTATTTGCCCGATCAGTTTCTAAAATAGAACACTTTTTAAATGATAATTTTTTGCTTAAAAGTAATTGCACAATATGTGATATGGAACAATTCGCTCTATTTTCATATGATGTGATTATCAATTGTATTGGTATAGTTGATTCCACTAAATCTAAACAAGAACAGCAACTAGTATTTACTGTGACAGAGGAGTACGATAATTTAATATTAAATTATTTGCAGTCCCATTCCAAAGCCTTATATATTAACCTAAGTAGTGGCGCTGCATACTCTACATCATTTGATAAAGCAGCTAACCAGAATACTAAAAGCGAAATAGATATTAATAATTTACTTCCAACACATAATTATGGGATTACAAAGCTATATATGGAAGCTAAGCACAGGGCATTTGATAATTATAATATCGTTGATTTGAGGGTATTTAGTTTTTTTAGCCGATTTATTGATTTAAATTCAAACTTCTTACTTACAGACATTATTCAATGTCTACGAGAGGATAAGATTCTCAGGACAAATGATATCAATATAGTTAGAGATTATATCCACCCTATAGACTTTATTGAATTAATTAAACTATGCATTTCTAAACAAGAGATTAATGATGTTTTTGATATGTATAGTTTAAGTCCGGTTCTTAAATTTGATATACTAAATTATTTTATTGACGAATATGGCCTGAAAATTGAAATCGATAAATCGTACTCATTGACTTCACCATCAGGAATCAAAAATAATTATTATTCAATCAATAAAAAGAGTAATACTGTGTTATCCTATCACCCTATATACACTTCTCTTGATTGTATAAAAGAAGAAATTAGATTTATGTACACTGGATCTCAAAAATAA
- a CDS encoding thiamine pyrophosphate-binding protein, with amino-acid sequence MKLSDYVIDFIAEEGVSHVFEFIGGAIAHLLDSVYLRDDIQCISVRHEQAGAFAAEAYARLNGKLGVAMATSGPGALNLVTGVGSCYFDSVPCLFITGQVNTYEYKFDRPVRQIGFQETDIVSVVKSLTKYAELVTDPLTIRYHLEKAVYLAQNGRPGPVLIDIPMNLQRENINPENLLSFYDSAEYKELQTKINKDVSDKELNEIVQLIKNSERPVILAGGGVRTANAADELQQLVKLTGIPVVTSLMGLDAIPHTNNEFIGLIGSYGNRYSNIALANSDLILILGSRLDSRQTGTRPDTFGRVAKKIHVDADFNELNAKIKVDIAIQSDVKGFLNLLNEKLKEYQKPNYAIWNETIKNLKVKFPTRCYDSPQEHIDPNLFMELLSSMSCEGDVICLDVGQHQMWASQSFKIKEKQRLLNSGGMGAMGFALPAAIGAALVNENTVIVIAGDGGIQVNIQEFDTIAKHNLPIKIFVMDNNCLGMVRQFQDLYFDGRKQSTVYSSPNLFKIAQAYNIPSFHIATMDEAENKIREAFSIEGPTFISVALEQNTTVNPKLVVNRPIEDMSPHLERHELKELMLIDLVEEMEVPK; translated from the coding sequence ATGAAACTTTCAGATTATGTTATAGATTTTATTGCAGAAGAGGGAGTCTCTCACGTTTTTGAGTTTATTGGTGGTGCTATCGCACATCTTTTGGATTCTGTTTATTTACGTGATGATATCCAATGTATTTCAGTGCGTCATGAGCAAGCTGGTGCATTTGCTGCAGAGGCTTATGCAAGGTTGAATGGTAAACTTGGAGTTGCAATGGCAACAAGTGGTCCAGGAGCATTAAATTTGGTTACAGGTGTTGGTAGCTGCTACTTTGATAGTGTTCCATGTTTATTTATTACGGGTCAGGTAAATACGTATGAATATAAGTTTGATAGACCTGTCAGGCAGATTGGATTTCAGGAAACTGATATTGTTAGTGTAGTTAAATCATTAACAAAATATGCAGAACTAGTTACAGACCCCCTAACGATAAGATATCATCTCGAGAAGGCCGTTTATTTGGCTCAGAATGGTCGTCCAGGTCCTGTGTTAATTGACATTCCAATGAATCTTCAAAGGGAAAATATTAACCCAGAGAATTTGTTGAGCTTTTATGACAGTGCGGAGTATAAAGAATTACAAACCAAAATTAATAAGGATGTTTCAGATAAAGAATTAAATGAAATCGTACAATTGATTAAAAACTCCGAAAGACCTGTTATTCTAGCAGGAGGAGGAGTCAGAACTGCAAATGCAGCTGATGAATTACAACAACTTGTAAAGTTAACTGGAATTCCAGTGGTCACTTCACTTATGGGACTCGACGCAATTCCGCATACAAATAATGAGTTTATTGGATTAATCGGTTCTTATGGGAATAGGTACAGTAATATAGCTCTTGCAAATAGCGATTTAATTTTAATATTAGGTTCTAGACTTGACTCCAGACAAACTGGGACTAGACCAGATACTTTTGGGCGTGTAGCGAAAAAGATACATGTAGATGCCGATTTTAATGAGTTGAATGCAAAAATTAAAGTAGACATTGCGATTCAGAGCGATGTGAAGGGTTTCTTAAACTTATTGAATGAAAAGCTCAAGGAATATCAAAAGCCTAACTATGCAATTTGGAATGAAACGATCAAAAATTTGAAAGTTAAGTTCCCTACACGCTGTTATGACTCACCACAAGAGCATATAGATCCTAACCTATTTATGGAATTACTATCATCAATGAGTTGTGAAGGTGATGTAATTTGCTTAGATGTAGGACAGCATCAAATGTGGGCTTCACAGTCTTTTAAAATAAAAGAAAAACAAAGATTGCTGAATTCTGGTGGAATGGGTGCGATGGGGTTTGCTTTACCTGCTGCAATTGGTGCCGCATTAGTAAATGAAAATACAGTGATTGTTATAGCAGGTGATGGTGGCATACAGGTTAATATTCAGGAATTTGATACGATTGCTAAACATAATCTGCCTATAAAAATATTTGTAATGGATAATAATTGTCTAGGGATGGTTAGGCAATTCCAAGATTTGTATTTTGATGGTCGGAAACAATCTACAGTATATTCTTCACCAAATTTATTTAAAATTGCTCAAGCGTATAACATTCCCTCATTCCATATAGCAACAATGGATGAAGCAGAAAATAAGATAAGAGAAGCATTTAGCATCGAAGGTCCAACATTTATATCTGTAGCGTTAGAACAAAATACGACCGTTAACCCTAAATTAGTAGTCAATAGACCCATCGAAGATATGTCCCCACATCTAGAAAGACACGAGTTGAAAGAACTAATGTTGATTGACTTAGTCGAAGAAATGGAAGTACCTAAATAG